One window from the genome of Rudanella lutea DSM 19387 encodes:
- a CDS encoding helix-turn-helix transcriptional regulator, translating to MKTIICKNPNERLAHFIEHLQMSVSRFEKETGSSVSSIARFIKGNDLGIKMLVRISERFPQLNVDWLITGRGEMLVAPNSLSEAELVESISQLKRIVGYLEDTFIRNPLG from the coding sequence ATGAAGACGATAATCTGCAAAAATCCGAACGAACGACTCGCCCATTTTATAGAGCATCTTCAAATGAGTGTGAGTCGTTTTGAAAAGGAAACGGGTAGTAGTGTAAGCTCAATAGCTAGATTTATAAAAGGGAATGATCTTGGCATTAAAATGTTGGTCCGCATTTCAGAGCGATTCCCCCAACTCAATGTGGATTGGCTTATTACAGGTAGAGGAGAAATGCTCGTCGCTCCTAATTCACTTTCCGAAGCGGAGTTAGTTGAATCTATAAGCCAACTAAAAAGGATTGTAGGATATCTGGAAGATACGTTTATCAGGAATCCATTGGGGTGA